In Rhodopirellula sp. P2, the DNA window TCACCGTAATAAACCGTGATCAGCGCATAACCTCGATCCGTGATTGTGCTCGATGGCCAACGACTCGAGGCCACGCCGCGTCCCTTTTCGGTCGGCTTGTTCCCATCCGTCGAACCATCGCGTCGATCGCGAACCCAACTGGTCGGAATGCGAAGCTTCGGATCGGCATCGACGGTGTGGTTGCCTTGAAAATTCAAACCCAAAATCGCGGGCACGGGAGTGGCTGACTGAGGCACATCGGCCAAGACCTGAACGACCAACGGTGCGATCTCGCTGGAGGCATCCAATGGCAGAATCGAAACATCCAATTCATGCCGCGTCACTCCAGGTCGAAAATCCTTGTCACTGCGAACCAGCTTCACTTGAATGCGGCGATGTTCGGGCATGATGCCAAACACGTGCTCTTCAAACAAACGCAACGTTTCAGCGCGTCGCTTCCCCCACTCCTCCGCCGTCGTCACGGAATCTCCGTTCTGAAACTTCAATGCCGGCGGCAACTCGTAGGATGGAATCTTGGACTCGTCGTAGTTCGCGACAAACTTCTTCGGGGGTTGAGCTTGTGAGTCACCGGTCGCAGTAAAAGTCATCAGGAACACCGTCCCCGTCAAAAACAAAACGCCATGAAATGGAGTGTGCATCGTCGCCTCGTCTGAAGTAAGTCATGTAAATGGTGCACGCTGCTTGTCAATCAAACAACGCCAGCGTTCCAGGGTGTGTTCAATCCAACGAATAGATCTGCAGGTCGTCCACCACCACGTTTCGTTTGATCGCCAATCGCAGCAAGCGTTTGGTAGGATGAGCGATGCCTTCTGATGTGAACGAAGCCACCTTTTCGCCGTCAATCGAAACCGTCATCGTGTCGCCCATGACCTCTGCGGCAACGTGATACCACTTGCCGGTTTCCAATGGATGGGGAACACGTTTGGTCTTCGTTTTCAGCTTGGCTTGCAGTTCGCTGGGCACCTTGCCTGCCCTCCGCATCTCTCTGGTCTTCAAGTCCATGGCCCCTGTTTTCAAGTCGGAGATCTCAACGGACTTGATCCCAACGGTCACGCGAAACAAGTGCCCCGCCCAGACCTCTTTGTACTGCAAATCAGCAAAGTTCAGCCCCAACGAATCCTTCTCATCCTCGAGCATGAACTTCATCTCGACTCGGCCATCGCGAAAATCCATCGGCTGAGTCACCGAGACCCCGTGGTCCGCCGTCTCGTGAATGAAGATGCGCATCGCACCATCCTTCAAATCCACTTGCTTGTGCCCGTTCGCTCGGGATTTGCTGTTTGTCTTCCAGCCGTTGCCGACTTCGTCAGTTTGTTCTTGTGACTCGTTGCGTTCAAAGCGATCTTCGAAAATCAGCTTGCCCGTCTTGGATTCGTCCGCCAGTGCCGGGGTACCGCTAACAACCACCGCCAAAGACGCCATGCAAAAACTGTGCACCGAAAATTCGCGGAAGCGACGGACGCAGCGACGCGAAAGCGATGGCGTCAAAAACGGGGACTGGAACATAAAACGCTCGATCAACGGGGGTGGGGATGGAGGTGGGCAGAGGCTTGGCACGCGATCGCGAGGGTGGTACCGGAAGCCGATCGCCATTTCAAACGCGTTCACCAAGCTGCATCGACGGAGTATAGCTGAGCGATTCGGCGTCTGTGCAATCCACCGCCATGGTTGCAAACCAGTTATCTTGGAAGGAAACGGTCTTCCCAAAGAGCATTCGCTTCCCAAAGAGAATTCGCTTTCCAATTCCAAAGACAATTCGCGGTCAGCCTCCCCACCCGAGTCACCCCCATTCCATGCAACGCATTCCCTCGATTCACTCCGTTTGCTTCACGCTCTTCGCCGTTTGCTTGCTCGGGCGTCCAGCCATGGCCGATGATCGCCCCAACATCGTCTGGATCATTCCCGATGACATGTCCGCGCATTTTTCCTGCTACGGGGAGACCGCCATCGAGACGCCCCACGTCGATGCCTTGGCCAAGGGCGGCGTGCAGTTCAACCAGGCGTACGTGACCGCGCCGGTTTGCTCCACCTGCCGTTCCGCGTTCATCACTGGAATGTATCAAACATCCATCGGTGCTCATCACCATCGCAGCGGTCGCGGAACCGAGAAGATCGAACTTCCCGACAACGTGACGATGGTGCCCAAGTTGTTTCAAGACGCGGGCTACCACACTTCAATCACCGGCTGGCCGCTCAACGGACGCTTCGGCAAAACGGACTACAACTTTGAGTGGGACGAATCCATCTACGACTCCGCGGACTGGACTGATCACCGACCTGAGCAACCGTTCTTCGCTCAAATCCAAACCCAAGGCGGCAAACTCCGTGGGAAAGACACGAAGGGCTGGAACAAAGTCGCCAACTCCGCACGCAAGCTGTTCGGTGAATCAACACCGCTGGATTCCGTGATCCTGCCGCCGTATTACCCCAACCATCCAGACATCGTGCGCGACTGGGCCGCTTACCTGGATTCGGTCCGCATGACCGATGCGATGGTCGGCGAAGTGGTCGCAAAGCTGGAAGAACAGGGCGTCCGCAAAAACACTCTGATCCTGTTCATGACCGACCATGGAATCAGCCACGGCCGGGGGAAACAGTTCCTGTACGACGAAGGCTTGCACGTGCCGTTGGTCCTCAACGGCCCCGGCATCGAGCCTGGCACCGTCCGAGACGACTTGGTCGAGCACATTGACATCGCGGCGTTGTCATTGGCCGCAGCGGGAATTGAAATCCCTGCGGCGATGCAAGCCCGCAACATTCTTGCCGACGACTACGAACCGAGAGACGCCGTTTTTGCGGCTCGCGATCGATGCGATGAAACGGTCGATCACATTCGGTCCGTTCGAACGGACCGCTTCAAGTACATCCGCAATTTCCTGCCCCACCGGCCCTATTTGCAACCGTGTGCGTACAAGGATGCCAAAGCAATTCTGATCGCACTGCGTGAGTGCCACGATGCCGGCACGTTGGATGAGAACCAGTCACTTCTCTTTCGAGACGTCCGGCCGGAAGAGGAGTTGTATGACTTGGAAAATGACCCGTATGAATTGCACAATTTGGCCAGTGATCCGGAACACCAATCCACGTTGGTTGCCTTGCGTGAAAAGCTGAATGACTGGATGGCGCAGACCAACGATCAGGGGCAAACGCCCGAGCCACCTGCCCAGTACGAAAGCGACATGAAGGTCTACCTGGACACCCTGCGCATCCGCTCGACACCCGAGCATCTAAAAACCGTGGAAGAAAACATCCAGTGGATGGAAACCATGGCTGCCGAGGGCAAGTGATCTCGCCGAGCAACATTGAATGGAAACCCGAAGCGTCAGCGAGGCACCGCACAGCATCCCGACGACGGCCCCATCCGGGGCGACTTTGTTTGTTCCCGCCACCGGTCTCGGGGCTTCCACCCCGAGCTAACGACGGCGGCCCCTCCGGGGCGATGCCAGGAAACCCGACGCGTCGCGGGGCTGGCACTGACTCCGACGTGTTGGCGACGACCGCAGGGCATCATCACCGGCACCTCCCAAACCAAACGAATCGGGAGTGCGCATCTTTCCCCAGGTGAAATTTGCGCACTTTTTAGGGGAAACCCCCATTTTGGGAGTGCACAATTCGACTACAACCGCTAACATGGGGGGACAAAGGAGACTCCAATGAACGAAACACTGAACACCTCGGCGAAGTTTGCGGCTCGCGACACCATTGACAGTCTGCCCGATGGCGCAAGCTGGGACGAAGTGCTGTACCGCTTGTACATCCGACAAAAGATCGAATCTGGTCTCGCCACCGCCGAATCGTCACGATTGGTTGGCACCGAAACTGTCCGCGAACAATGGAATCAAACTCGCAATGCAAGTTAGTTGGACCGAATACGCGGTTTCGGACTTGATGGCGATTCGCGACTACATTGGGCGCGATTGCGACAAGTTTGCGGACTTGATCTTCGAACGCATCGTCGAGCAAACCGAACGGCTGCTGGAATGCCCTGATGCGGGTTCCATCGTGCCTGAGTTTGGTCGCGCAGATGTATCCGAGATCCAGGTCAACTCGTATCGCATCGTTCACCAAGTGTTCGACGATGAGGTTCGGGTCCTAACGGTGTCGCATGCGACCGCCCCCTGTGCCATGCACGTCGGCGATCTCTAACGAGACGGCGTCACGTTTCCGCGAATCATCACCGAATCTGCCGTTTTGAAATTGCGGCGATGCGATTTGGTTGAGCGGTCAAGGGCTATCTTCAACTTCTACGCGGCGGTCTGAGCTTGCCCGTTGGTCAACCAGCGACAGGCTACGACGCCGATTTCACGGAAGGTGCCACTGCCCCGCGCAGAGCTGGGGTTTCTCCCCTGCCCGAAACCACCAGCGGTTGCTTTATTCCAGGCGTCGATATCGTTTGGAAAACACCAGCATCGTGACCATCCACCAGCCCCCCAGAAACAAGGGGGCTGCGTCAGGGAACGCAATGCATGCGAACGCCATCCCGATGAAGCCCATCCCCAGAAGCGCGCTGCCGCCCCACATGTGTCCCGCAATGGCGATGAAGGCGAACCCGCTCATGATGCAGGCCATCACCATCACGCCGGAGTGATCCAGGTAACCGCTGATCCAGAGCAGATTGATGCTGGACAACGCGACCAGATACCCCAGCCACACCGACCAAACCGGGCGTTCCGCCGAGACTCGCGGCAACCACAGCCCGTCTCGAGCTCGTCCAATCACCCATGCGATCCCCGCTAGCATTGACACCCGCGGCACAAAGTAGCCCCAAAACGCGGGCGCACTCCACGCCGACAAGTCATTGGGTGTGTCGAGATAGATCCACTTCATCACCACAAACATCGCGACGTGAGTGGCCAACACAACGTAGCCAATCCGGCGCAGCGCCAATCCCCAATTCTGGAACGCATGCAAGTGCTGATCCCGCGCTAGCTCTCGCGACATTCGATGCACCAAACCATCTGGCGCGGCAAGCGGTGTGTCACCTTCCAAGATCCGATCCAAATCATCGGCCAAATCGTCAGCGGATCGATAACGTTCGCTCGGGACAAACGCCATCGCTCGTTCGATCACGTGATCCAAATCGACTAACTCGGGCAAGCGTGGCATGCCGCCCGGCCAAGCCAATCGCAACGAAGGGGGTTCATCCGATAAGACTCGCGCGAGCACTTCCGCTGTTGAATCACCACGATGAGGAGGTGATCCGGTCAACATTGCGAACAGGATTCCCCCCAAGGCGTACACATCCACGGCGTCGGTGAGATCCCCTGAGCCGCGAGCCTGTTCGGGGCTCATGTAGTGAGGCGTTCCGAGGACCTGCCCGTTGCGAGTCAATTCCGGCGAATCACGATGAAACTTGGCCAATCCAAAGTCGACAATCTTCGGGACACCCTCATCCAGCAACACATTCTCGGGCTTCAGATCGCGGTGAATGATCCCGCGGGAGTGTGCGTAGGCAACGCCTCGACAAATGTCACGAACCAAAGTCACCGTCTGCATCACGCACGCTTTCAGCTCCGCCTTGCCCAGTTCATCTGCATTCCAGCACGTCCGCCTGTCGTCGACTTGCGTTTGCAGTGAATCGCCGGGGACCATTGGCATCACGAAGTAGTCGATCCCTCGCCAACATCCGATGCTGTGAATCGCCAAAATGTTCGGATGCGAGAGGGATGCCGCCGCTTCGCTTTCCACGCGAAAACGAACCCGCATCTCATCGTTGGCCAGGACTCCGTCCCCGATCAGCTTGATCGCGACCACACGCCGAAGTGATTCCTGCTTGGCTTCGTAGACAACGCCCATCCCCCCGCGGGCAACTTCTCGCACCAATCGAAACTCACCGATCATCTGCCCAACCAACGACACGGGTTCAGGCTCTTCACTGCCCAACCAACGGTGGTTTCGGAAAAAATCTTTCAGCTCGTCAGCGTGTTCCGGATGTCGCTGCAGGTACTCGTGTGGATCCGGTCGTTCGCCTTCCTCTTCACGCAGCAGGATCTCTGCCAACACGGAATCCAAGCTCGATGGCGAATCGGAATCGTTCACAAGATCTTCAATGCAAGAAAAATGGCCGAGAAACGCCCTGCGTTTCCCGGCCATTGTAGCTTGCGAGCAGCGAGGTCGCCCGCTGTCTCAGCGACATCGCAGGCAACTTCCAACCACGGCGTCCTGATCCGAATCTCGGGGACCGGTCAGGCAATCAACTCGTGAATCACTTCTCCACCGAACTGCGACAGTTGTTTGTAGCGTCCGCCATGGAAATACGTGAGTTTGTTGTCGTCCAACCCCAGCAAGTTCAACATGGTCACGTGCACGTCGCGAATCGGGTGAACACACTCGACGGCCTTGGCTCCGATTTCATCGGTTGCTCCCACGACGGCACCTCGACGCGTGCCACCGCCAGCGAACCACATCGTCATCGCATCGATGTTGTGATCCCGACCCAACGCCGTCACTCCACCACGATAGTTGTTGTCGGGGGTGCGTCCGAACTCGCCTGTCCAAACGACCAACGTGTCATCCAGCATCCCGCGTTGTTTCAAGTCTTTGATCAATGCTGCGATCGGCTTGTCGACACTTTTGATTCGAGCCGCGTGCCCTCGTTCCAAGTAATCATGGCTGTCCCATCCACCTGAGAAGATCTGCACGAAGCGAACGCCTTCTTCCACCATTCGACGAGCCATCAAACATTGCTTGCCGAAGGCTGCTGTTTCCGGATCATCCAAGCCGTAGGAATCCAACACGTGCTGAGGTTCGGTTTGCAAGTCGATCAAGTTGGGAACCGAGGTCTGCATGCGGAACGCCAACTCATAGCTTTCCATCCGTGCGGCCAGTTCTCCCGCGTTGGGATGTTGCTGCAGCGAACTGGATTGCAAGTGATCCTTGTTGAGTGCGGCCAACTCATCGAGCATCCGCCGCTGGTGCTCACGGCTGCGATAGTCACCAGGCTTCAAATCCAAAATCGGAGAGCCTTGGGCACGTAGCGTTGTGCCTTGATAGTAGGCGGGCAAAAAGCCATTGGACCAGTTCGCGCTGCCGGCCTGTGGCATCGCAAGTTCCGTCATCACGACAAAGCCAGGCAAGTTCTGATTCTCGCTGCCCAACCCGTACGTCGCCCAGGCTCCGACAGCCGGGTCACCGCCCAGTCGACTGCCGGTGTTCATATGCAGCAACGCCTCGGGGTGATTCAACGACTCCGCTTGGCAACCGCGATAGACACACAGTTCATCCGCGACTTCCGGGTCGGCTAGATGGACGAATTGATCACACATGTCCAAGCCAGATTGGCCGACCTGGCGTGACTTGAACGGGCTGCCGACGTAAAACCGTTTTCCAGTCGCCAAACCTTCGGTGCGTTTCGATTCGGTCACATGCAAGCGATCCAATTCGGGCTTGGGATCAAACGTGTCCATCTGCCCAGGGCCACCCTCCATGAAGAGCATGATGACCGCCTTGGCTTTTGGCGGAATCATTGGCTTCTTAGGAGCCAACGGCGAGGCGGCCGAACCGGAGCCGGAGGCATCGACGTTGTCGGCAGCCAATTGTGACGTCAGGGCAAGCGAACCAAGCGACGCACCCAGGCCACAAAAGAAATTGCGACGCTGTAACATTTGCCACGAAGACTGCATGGGATTTCATCTCGAATGAGGAAGGCGGGGATTCTGCGGGACACCCTATTCTAGCCGAGCCCCTTTCGATTCGTCGAATCTATAGGGGACCTTTCGGCCAATCCGGCTCAATTGACCCGCGTTTTCTATAGATCAGGGCTGCGCATCGAAGGAGTGATTGATCACTCGATTCCCATCTTGTTCGATGGCACGCAACCACATTCGTGTGCCGATCAATTGACTCCCCAGCGGCCAGTCAATGTTTCGCTCAACCGTCTCACGTGGTGGCAGCACCAACACCCGACGCTCGTACTGACGCTCGCGGCCAGCGAACAACAGGCAGTCAAAATTCGTCAGCCGATTGGTGTGATTGACCATCTCGATTTTGACTCGCATCCGCCCTCCCTGATCGTCATCGATCAGCCGAGTGCTGACCCGAATGTCAAATCCGTCGGGGCCAATGCTCATTGTCCGGTGGACTCGAATCACGGTCGGAGGCAATGTCTCAAAACGGAAATCCAGTGGCAGTTGGTACGCACCGATCGTGGCATTGTTCTCCAACGTCACCCCAAACTCGACTTGATTGGATTCATTGGGAAGCAAATTCCAGGGTTTCATTCCCGCGTCCAAACGCCAGGAATCAGGGGCCACCATGGCGATCTCGCCCGACAACGACTGCTTGATCGGGTTGCGGAACCTCACGCCCAAGGGTTGCTGAAGTCCCAACAACGAATCGATCCGAGTCCGATCGAGACGAACGGACATTCGAAAATCGGCAAGTGATTGATCGATTCCGACGTAGAACTTCGGCACGCGGTCGACGACCAATCGTTGCACACGTCGTCCCTCGTGTTCAATCACTTCGACTGGTTTGCGACGCCCCCAGACGTCCACTTCGTAGACGTTCTCACCCAAGTACAAATGCTCGACGGTTGGTGAATCGGACCACACCATCAGCAACGATTCCGTTTCGCCTCGGAAGACAATGTTGTCGCTATGGTTTTGCAATCGCAAAGATCCTGCATTGGTCCGATGCCCCAGCAGCAGACTGGTGGTTCGGAACGGGAGCAACAGTTCGTCAGGACGCCCGTCGCGGGTCAGGACCGCTGCATCATCATCCATGGGGGCACTCAAGAACGCCGCGCCCACCTTGTGCCCCCGTGTCGCCGCCATCCGAAGAACCAGATCACTGATTCGTGAATCGAGGTCGTACTTCTTTCGCGAAATCGGATTGATCGTCAACCAAGTGGCTGGCAGACGTGCCGTCGCGCCTCCACCGGCCATCACCGCCTCTTCACGTGCTTTCACTTCGCGATCCAGCATCGCGTCCATCTCCGCCGCCGTCAGTGGCGACGACGAATGACGATGCAACCCTCGCCAACTGTCACCCACGGATGCAGGCGGCGTGTCCACCCAGGACCACGCGATCATGGTCTGGATGGGCTGCCCGAACCCTTGCAGGCCAGTCGAGATCGCTTCCAATGTTTCCAGAATATTGGATTGCCCCATGAAGCTTTGGTCATCATCGGCACCCAATTGCCACAACCGAATTCGCGTCGTCATTCGGTTCATGAGCGGTTCCAACTCAGGCCGCCAAGCCGATTCATCGCGCAGCAGGTTGGCCACCCGCGTGTCCGATTGCTCGCGGAGTTGGTAAGCCGGCAAACGATCCTCCGGCGGTTGATCCAACAATCCGATGGGCTGAATCCCAAGGTCACGCAATCGAAACGCAAGCAGCGCTGCCGCATCGGCATGATCGCTGTCCTCGGGACCGAACCAGACCGGTAGCTTCGCCCATCCGATCCCTACCAATTGCATCCACTTCGCCAATTCCCGTTCACGCAACTTGCCTTTCCGGTGCCGCTGCATGATCTCCCCAGGCACCGTCCATCCAAACGGAGTCGGATCAATGATATCGGATTCCGACTGGAAGGTCGCCAGCGATGGCAATCCAAGAATGGATTCTTGCGTGCGGGATGGATCGCCAAATTCGGCGGGATCATTGGTGATCCGCCCCAACACCACAAAGGAGGTTTCGTTGGCCAAGGAAGCACCGCGTTCGTTTTCCATCGAAGCGGCAATGCGATAGTAACCAGGCTTGAGGTCACTCAGATCCCATCGGTACCGCAGGGAACTTGAACCATCCAGTTCAATGTTCCCTTGGCTGGGCGAGGTGCCGTCCGCGAGCGCGGAGTCCTCTTCTTCCTTCACGTCACCAGGCTGACCCGATTCCTGACTCTTCTCTGCCTCGGCTTCCTCTGCTAGCAAACGCGCCGCCTCTTCGACCGGATCGATCGCTCGCGAGAACGTTCCGAGCGTTCGCCGTTCGTGATCGTACAACCTCAACCGCAAACGGGTGTGCTCATTGGACAATCCCAGCATCTCACTCATCACGACCACCGTCTGCCCGGGCAAGTACACTCCCAGGTCATGGTCCGTCGCAATTTTCAACTGCGGGAATTGCCGAAACATGACGTTGTCGAATCCGACTTTTCCGGTGATGTCTTCCAGCCCATCTTCGCCCCCACCAACCATCAACCGAACATACATGCGGTCTGAATTTCGTGGTGGCAAGAGGTCCTTCAGCACCAAGGTGGTCCAGTCGGTTGTTTGGGTGACGTGTTCCGTTTCTCGGACTCCAAGTTCCTTGCCTTCCGAATCTTGGAAGACCACTTGCGCGAAGACGTGGTCGTGAACCAATCCCTCCGTCCGAACATCCACGCTGAACTGGTACTGAAACGTCGGGTTGGCGGGCAACGAAGGCGACTCGACTCGGGCCAGCCCACCGTCCAGCCGAATCGTCAAGCAACGGTCCACCAGCAGATCCGCCATCGAGGGTGGCAGCGGTGACAACTCGGGATAGAGTCGCCGCAGTTTTTGCCACGGGCGGAGGGCCGCGGTGTCCAGAGGCAGGACTGCTTTCTCCAGCTCCGGATCACGGGCCTCGATTTGAATGCTGACATAGTTGGGAAATCCCGCCCCGTCATAGCGCAACCAGTTGTCCGGCCAGCCGCCGAAATCCTTGTCGGAAGCTCGGGAAAAATCCCAACGAAAACGTCTCAGTCCGGCCGGTCCGCGCGTCGATTCCACGCTGCTTCGCTCGATCAATGCTTCCCGGGGAATGCGTTCCCGCCGCTGCCGCTCGTAACGCGACCCATTCTGGGCATCCGCCTGGGGAAGTGAATTTCCCACCACCAGCCACACCAGCATCAAACTCGCAAAGATCGTGCGTGGCCAAGCGTCCCGGCGGACGGACCACGTCGCCCCCCCAGGATCCCCCGCAAACACGCCTTGGCCCCGTGCCATTCGCAAAGCCACCGCCAATCGGTGAAACACGCGACCCCGGCTCGATGTTTGCGACCGGAAGGCGTATTGTGAAGGGTCGAGTTGGATCAAGTGGTCCACCATGACCTGGTTGCCTGCGTCGGAGAACGAATCGATTGGCTGAATTGAAACTTGCCGTCCGGATGGACGCCATTCCGGGGGCCGGTGCCTCTGCCACCGCACTGCGTAAATCATTGACCATCGCAGCATCGATGGGCGTTCGAAGTGTCGAATTGTGTGGTCGCACCCACGTGCCCGTATCTGATTTGTCGGACACCGGCGTGCGGACCTTGCGGAAAATCCTGGACGATTTGAATTTGCGGATTGCATCCATCCGGTTTCCAACCCGGTTTGGGTACGATGTGACGGACCATTTGGATGAGCGAGTCGACGCCACCAAATCGGCGATGAAGACGGCTTACCGCTTGGGGGCGCCGTTGATTGTCAATCAAATCGGGACCGTTCCATCCCCGCCGCAGAACATTGACCAAGCGGTCAAAAAAGCGGGCAGCTCGCTGCTACTCGATCCGTCCGCGAAAGCGGGCGATTCCGATTGGAGCAAGGATTTGCCGGCCGACTTGGCGGCAGAACTTGCCAACTCAATCGCCGCCTCCCGAATCGGCAAAGCAATCGCCGGCC includes these proteins:
- a CDS encoding DUF1501 domain-containing protein is translated as MQSSWQMLQRRNFFCGLGASLGSLALTSQLAADNVDASGSGSAASPLAPKKPMIPPKAKAVIMLFMEGGPGQMDTFDPKPELDRLHVTESKRTEGLATGKRFYVGSPFKSRQVGQSGLDMCDQFVHLADPEVADELCVYRGCQAESLNHPEALLHMNTGSRLGGDPAVGAWATYGLGSENQNLPGFVVMTELAMPQAGSANWSNGFLPAYYQGTTLRAQGSPILDLKPGDYRSREHQRRMLDELAALNKDHLQSSSLQQHPNAGELAARMESYELAFRMQTSVPNLIDLQTEPQHVLDSYGLDDPETAAFGKQCLMARRMVEEGVRFVQIFSGGWDSHDYLERGHAARIKSVDKPIAALIKDLKQRGMLDDTLVVWTGEFGRTPDNNYRGGVTALGRDHNIDAMTMWFAGGGTRRGAVVGATDEIGAKAVECVHPIRDVHVTMLNLLGLDDNKLTYFHGGRYKQLSQFGGEVIHELIA
- a CDS encoding serine/threonine-protein kinase; protein product: MNDSDSPSSLDSVLAEILLREEEGERPDPHEYLQRHPEHADELKDFFRNHRWLGSEEPEPVSLVGQMIGEFRLVREVARGGMGVVYEAKQESLRRVVAIKLIGDGVLANDEMRVRFRVESEAAASLSHPNILAIHSIGCWRGIDYFVMPMVPGDSLQTQVDDRRTCWNADELGKAELKACVMQTVTLVRDICRGVAYAHSRGIIHRDLKPENVLLDEGVPKIVDFGLAKFHRDSPELTRNGQVLGTPHYMSPEQARGSGDLTDAVDVYALGGILFAMLTGSPPHRGDSTAEVLARVLSDEPPSLRLAWPGGMPRLPELVDLDHVIERAMAFVPSERYRSADDLADDLDRILEGDTPLAAPDGLVHRMSRELARDQHLHAFQNWGLALRRIGYVVLATHVAMFVVMKWIYLDTPNDLSAWSAPAFWGYFVPRVSMLAGIAWVIGRARDGLWLPRVSAERPVWSVWLGYLVALSSINLLWISGYLDHSGVMVMACIMSGFAFIAIAGHMWGGSALLGMGFIGMAFACIAFPDAAPLFLGGWWMVTMLVFSKRYRRLE
- a CDS encoding sugar phosphate isomerase/epimerase family protein — its product is MAELKLAVRMDAIPGAGASATALRKSLTIAASMGVRSVELCGRTHVPVSDLSDTGVRTLRKILDDLNLRIASIRFPTRFGYDVTDHLDERVDATKSAMKTAYRLGAPLIVNQIGTVPSPPQNIDQAVKKAGSSLLLDPSAKAGDSDWSKDLPADLAAELANSIAASRIGKAIAGQGVAGSDASRWETLREVMDDLGRYGAKVGCFLAAETGTEAGTDLAALLDAIPDSFIPVALNPGQLIINRFRVDEAINALGSRISIVHAVDGVLDLAAGRGMAVPVGEGTADFPALLGQLEDIPFRGPIVVGRPEMRPETAITELQQSLEYLRNL
- a CDS encoding sulfatase family protein → MADDRPNIVWIIPDDMSAHFSCYGETAIETPHVDALAKGGVQFNQAYVTAPVCSTCRSAFITGMYQTSIGAHHHRSGRGTEKIELPDNVTMVPKLFQDAGYHTSITGWPLNGRFGKTDYNFEWDESIYDSADWTDHRPEQPFFAQIQTQGGKLRGKDTKGWNKVANSARKLFGESTPLDSVILPPYYPNHPDIVRDWAAYLDSVRMTDAMVGEVVAKLEEQGVRKNTLILFMTDHGISHGRGKQFLYDEGLHVPLVLNGPGIEPGTVRDDLVEHIDIAALSLAAAGIEIPAAMQARNILADDYEPRDAVFAARDRCDETVDHIRSVRTDRFKYIRNFLPHRPYLQPCAYKDAKAILIALRECHDAGTLDENQSLLFRDVRPEEELYDLENDPYELHNLASDPEHQSTLVALREKLNDWMAQTNDQGQTPEPPAQYESDMKVYLDTLRIRSTPEHLKTVEENIQWMETMAAEGK
- a CDS encoding type II toxin-antitoxin system RelE/ParE family toxin; its protein translation is MQVSWTEYAVSDLMAIRDYIGRDCDKFADLIFERIVEQTERLLECPDAGSIVPEFGRADVSEIQVNSYRIVHQVFDDEVRVLTVSHATAPCAMHVGDL
- a CDS encoding family 16 glycoside hydrolase, yielding MADESKTGKLIFEDRFERNESQEQTDEVGNGWKTNSKSRANGHKQVDLKDGAMRIFIHETADHGVSVTQPMDFRDGRVEMKFMLEDEKDSLGLNFADLQYKEVWAGHLFRVTVGIKSVEISDLKTGAMDLKTREMRRAGKVPSELQAKLKTKTKRVPHPLETGKWYHVAAEVMGDTMTVSIDGEKVASFTSEGIAHPTKRLLRLAIKRNVVVDDLQIYSLD